In Drosophila yakuba strain Tai18E2 chromosome 2R, Prin_Dyak_Tai18E2_2.1, whole genome shotgun sequence, a single genomic region encodes these proteins:
- the LOC6531982 gene encoding MICOS complex subunit Mic10, with protein sequence MTHEPQKVVKPAVKETPAVSEETRTTDKCLADFCMKGGSGLIVGCAFTLFFTRPQTYPIWLGLGIGMGVAYDCCQSRWNQQ encoded by the coding sequence ATGACCCATGAACCGCAGAAGGTCGTCAAGCCGGCAGTCAAGGAGACTCCGGCTGTGAGCGAGGAGACGAGAACCACGGACAAGTGCCTGGCGGACTTTTGCATGAAGGGCGGAAGTGGCCTGATCGTCGGCTGCGCCTTCACCTTGTTCTTCACGCGACCACAAACCTATCCCATTTGGCTGGGACTGGGCATCGGAATGGGCGTGGCCTACGACTGCTGCCAGAGCCGCTGGAATCAGCAGTGA
- the LOC6531981 gene encoding carboxylesterase 5A, producing the protein MDCRANFLAYLAVFFHLLSDYCFAPVQCVDAPFIHIPGNGVISGTYLKMFRTQNIKAYLGIRYAHARRFQPPDIELTPWKGIFNATVFQPDCWQNAMPSVGRETEQILKIIQSDSSAQDGERKFEENCLYLNVFVPDGLPEINGYAVVVWIHSGDFSTGSPADVEPFQLVFKQKVIVVTFSYRLNIFGFFTTDDGEAQGNYGLMDQSAALYWVKKNINFFGGDSNRITLMGHDAGAVSVALHMTSGEWSKGGFHKAIIMSGNPLSPVKMPYEYEGSLDQVSSTFGCPRRPTSMFIQCLKRIDAKRLSENLPSVSWGPVVDFGLSNTSYPFIENQPEILFKKGSYHRVPVIIGVTDMEEVLTLFKDNLDTDISAADLEGFFNDIAVNDMHKLVRNYEWCSNYELISDAINFMYANDSDTDAKKSNRHIISAHTEKFYISPMQTFADLISNDSQVYSYLFRMRPRSVLQDLPSWISVPKHFDQVFVWGNPYMTNSVDWKSTDKKIADIIMTLWANFAKTSNPTKSNVYVKWNAMTPNNDSVLLVDESFNTDNLLNNQRINFWRSLYPKILVYSADCCNSTFSGGGLVMATSTSVPILCTLSIIALSLIYFE; encoded by the exons ATGGATTGCAGAGCGAACTTCCTGGCCTACTTGGCCGTGTTTTTTCACCTACTCAGCGATTACTGTTTCGCACCTGTGCAATGTGTGGACGCACCCTTTATACACATTCCGGGCAACGGAGTCATATCCGGCACCTATCTGAAGATGTTCCGGACCCAAAACATCAAGGCCTACCTGGGCATTCGCTACGCACACGCCCGGAGATTCCAGCCGCCGGATATCGAACTAACACCGTGGAAGGGCATTTTCAACGCGACCGTCTTCCAGCCGGACTGCTGGCAGAACGCCATGCCCTCCGTGGGCAGGGAAACGGAACAGATCCTCAAAATCATACAGTCCGACTCGAGTGCCCAGGATGGGGAGAGGAAGTTCGAGGAGAACTGCCTGTATCTGAACGTCTTTGTACCTGATG GACTGCCCGAAATCAATGGTTACGCTGTAGTGGTGTGGATCCATTCCGGCGACTTCTCCACCGGCAGTCCGGCGGATGTGGAGCCATTTCAGTTGGTCTTTAAGCAGAAGGTGATTGTGGTGACCTTTTCGTATCGGCTAAACATCTTCGGCTTCTTCACCACCGACGACGGCGAGGCCCAGGGTAACTATGGCCTCATGGACCAGTCGGCAGCGCTTTACTGGGTCAAGAAGAACATCAACTTCTTTGGCGGCGACTCCAACCGCATCACCCTGATGGGCCATGATGCGGGTGCGGTGAGTGTGGCGCTGCACATGACGTCGGGTGAGTGGTCGAAGGGTGGCTTCCACAAGGCCATCATCATGTCGGGCAATCCGCTGAGTCCCGTCAAGATGCCGTACGAGTACGAGGGATCGCTGGACCAGGTGTCCAGCACCTTTGGCTGTCCGCGCAGGCCGACCTCGATGTTCATCCAGTGCCTGAAGAGGATCGATGCCAAGCGGCTCTCGGAGAACCTGCCCTCGGTGAGCTGGGGCCCTGTGGTGGATTTTGGGCTGAGCAACACCTCCTATCCGTTCATCGAGAACCAGCCGGAGATCCTGTTCAAGAAGGGCAGCTACCACAGGGTGCCCGTGATCATTGGTGTGACCGATATGGAGGAGGTGCTGACCCTGTTCAAGGACAACCTCGACACGGACATCAGCGCCGCCGATCTGGAGGGATTCTTCAACGACATCGCCGTGAACGACATGCACAAGCTGGTGCGCAACTACGAGTGGTGCTCCAACTACGAGTTGATATCCGATGCCATCAACTTTATGTACGCAAACGACTCGGATACGGACGCCAAGAAGTCGAACAGGCACATCATCAGTGCCCACACCGAGAAGTTCTACATCTCGCCCATGCAGACGTTCGCGGATCTGATCAGTAACGACAGCCAAGTCTACAGCTACCTGTTCAGGATGCGGCCGCGGTCGGTGCTCCAGGATCTGCCCAGTTGGATAAGTGTGCCCAAGCACTTCGACCAGGTCTTCGTGTGGGGCAATCCCTACATGACCAACTCCGTGGACTGGAAGTCGACCGACAAGAAAATCGCCGACATCATCATGACCTTGTGGGCGAACTTCGCGAAGACCTCGAACCCCACGAAGTCAAATGTGTACGTGAAGTGGAACGCCATGACGCCCAACAACGACTCGGTGCTCCTGGTCGACGAGAGCTTCAACACGGAcaacctgctgaacaaccAGCGTATCAACTTTTGGCGATCGCTGTACCCAAAGATCCTCGTCTACTCCGCCGACTGCTGCAACTCCACGTTCTCGGGCGGCGGCCTGGTGATggccacttccacttccgtTCCAATACTATGTACCCTTAGCATTATCGCATTATcgttaatatattttgaataa